TCTTAATCATACATTTATTCATAACTTTCTATAATTTTAACTGAGATTAATTTCTTCACAGATCAACTGAGAAATTAAATGTTCTTTCGTTTTTTTCCCCACAGAGCAAAAGAGCCTGTCCTCCTCGGTGAAGCACTACGGCTCCACGGACAGCAGCGGCGAGCATGAGCATCAGAGCAACAGTCATGCCAACAACCATCAGTTCCTTGCGGCTAGAGCGGGTCATTGGGTCGGGGctggtgagggagaggaggcccTGCGCCGGAAGCTGAAATACTTCTTCATGAGTCCTTGTGATAAATATCACGCCAAGGGCCGCAAGCCATTTAAGCTGGGCCTGCAGCTGCTCAAGATCATCATTGTCACAGCTCAGGTACGTCATCCCAGAACTTTAGTGAGAGTGTATACtggtcattattttattttttttgtttattcatcaGGATTAGTCTCATCTTGATTTATGAGGTGCAGAAACACAGATGATGTTCTGGTTACTTCACAGACAAGACATGCATTACTATTGCACCTGGAACATACAGCCCCAGGGTTTTCCTctgtaatggtaaatggtccGTATTTATATAActttagtcttgatgaccactcaaagcgctttacagcacagttttgccattcaaacacacattcatacagtgcatctatgtgcagctcTTTCTCTATTACACCTCATTCATACACTGCctgcacagctgtcaggggttctatttggggttcagtatcttgcccaaggacacttcggcacacagaatgggggacacagggattgaaccgccaaatttctggttggaggacagcCCGCTCtaactcctgagccacagctgcctctGTCCTGTCTCCTCCAAGAGACATATCTCagtcttccctctcttcctttgtTTCCCCCCTCTTCACTGCAGTTGGTGCTATTTGGCCTCAGTAACCAGGTGGTGGTGACCTTCAAGGAGGAGAACACGATGACCTTCAAGCATCTCTTCCTCAAAGACTACGACGAGTCCTCAGATGACTCCTTTGCGGCTTACACGCAGAGTGATGTCTATGAGCACATCTTCTATGCCGTGGAGCAGGTAAGGCCTGAGACAGATTCAAAGCTGCTTAAATATATGAAACTACTTATTAACACTGCTCCAACTTGTAATTCTCAGTTTGAAACTAGAgagtcactcagtagagcacaaacctTCACCGAGGCCAAAATGTctccttaaaaaaacacatttaatttcattagaTCCGGGGTGTTTGGGGATTTGAACCAAAATGGACATACTCTAGCCAAACTGGTGCTAAATGTAAGTGCAATATATTAGTGCaactacatttttttcttatcaACACCAGAGTTGCCGATGGTTATtagacatcatcttcttcacCAAGGTGTAGTCGGACCAGATGTGTCTTTAGcctgcggcggaagatgtgctgtcctgatgtcaatggggagctcgttcGACCATTTGGGAGCCAGGACGGCAAGCAGTCGGGATTTTGTTCAGTGGCTAAGTGTccctcgcagtgagggagcagcaggaCGATTGTCCAATGCTAGCAGAGTGGACGGACTGGGATGTAAGGTTTCACAATTTCCTGGATGTAGGCTGGGCCCGATCTGTTCGcagcacggtacgcaagtactagCGTCTTGAAGTCGATACgagcagccactggtaaccagtgaagggagcggagtaGGGGGGTGGTATTAGTGAACTTAGGTAGGTTGAAGACCAGTTGAGCTGCTGtcttctggatgagctgcatagGTCAGATGGTACTAGCAGTTCATCTCAGCTGCTCACCAGAAAGTTCACCTCTTTATGTTATATTTCCTCAAGTCCTTTTTCATCTcaactctgtgtgtttatgaggcAGATTCATGAAGCCACAGGatttttgtcttcatttctctcctctccttgtcccTCCAGTATCTGGCCTTACCAGAGACCACAGTGGGACGCTACGCATACGTGTACGATGTTGGCGTGAATGGCAGCGCGCTCTCCCTCTGCCAGCAGTACTACAAGAAGGGAAGCATCGACCCAGCCAACGACACCTTTATTATAGACCCACACATCTCCACAGGTACATGAACTACACTGTACCACATGATTAGCATCGGTCAGGGTTCGGAGCTCTCTGCTCAGGCCCCCGTGTTGTGCTAATGTGTGAACTTTCTTTGTCCATGACAAGCTGTTGATTCTGTGATAAGTGGTGGGGGCTGTAGCAGATACACAACACAGGATATGTGCATGATAATATGCATGTCTGAGTATGAGCTTTGTTACAGCATTTATGTGAGAGTTTATGTGCACCGGCAgcgtttgtgcatgtgtttttaatgtgaagTTTAAAATGTCACGATGTTGTTGCGTACCCTCAGAGTTTCTTACTTCCTcataaaaacatgtgtttgagtCAGATATTAACAAACTAAGAGGAAGCGAGTTCAGCATTGGAAATAACATCATGTTTAAATCTTTCTCCAACTTATGCCCTATTGTATTTCTGTCTGATCTGTTAAATCTAATATTGCTGACAAGAtttcataatgtttttattttgtcttctcTATGTGCAAACTGGTTATTGCTTGAGATCAGAAATTCTGATGTTTTCCCTGTCTTTGATTGTAACTTCAGCATTTGCCAGTATTACCTCAGCAGGACGCTTCTCTGCCTGTTCTTTATCCTCTGCAGACTGTGTAGGTGTGAACCCTCTGTCCGTGCCTCCGTCTTTGCTCAGCACCAGCTACAAGAACTTTACGCTCAAGTTCCACAAGTGAGGCATCATTTTTTTGCATGGCTTCAGCTTGTTTAGCCTCCGCCGCTGAGATTTTCTCGGTAGTAATGGAGGATGACATTCAACGCGTCACTTATCTCTGCTGCACACGCACATTCAAGCATCAGTACTGGGACACTGGCACAGGTTTActtccagaaacacacacagaggtaggCAGAGGTATTTTCTGCATATTTCAAGTTGTGAATAAAACCCACATATGGAATTGAAAACCTTCTTCAATGAATTAACCAATACAAATACATTACATTGAACACTGGTGGTATGACTGCCCATTGAGCAACTGCTTACACTCTATACACAGCATACAATACTGTTCATGAGGGTCTTTAATTTTCTAACGCACTTGGTAAAATTGAATAAAGAGGACTTTTACCCGTTTTGAAATTCAAAACATGTGTTAGTATCTTCAAACTTATATTCTCATTTTAGctgaaccaaaataaaatgatttattccATGTCTGTCTTCTCTGTTTCAAGGCTCATTAATGTCACAATAGAGTTCCAGTTGAAGGCAATCAATATACAGACCATCATCAACAACGAGATCCCAGACTGCTACACCTTTTACATAACGGTGAGAACAAATCCTACGAAGGCTAGATCCGAAGCTGATGGATTACCGGTTGATTTGAGAGGCTGCCTCGTTCAAACACCGTGAAGGGCTTTGTCTTACgatttcttatttattacaGTACACAGATATTTAAAGTATATATTCTTgccttttgtatttatttgaaggGTTATGAGAAGACAGCCCTGACCTTCGCCCTTAccattattttcttctttttgataTGAGTTCTGTTGAAGACCTTGGTTTTGCGATGACAGTCACTTCCTTGGGTGTATGGTCATGTGCTAATTATTATGTTAACTACTGAGTAAAGGACTACATTTTATACATTGTTTAGTATAGACATTGCGCATTCTTCAACCGCAATGTCTATTGTCAGTGACAATTAGCATCAATATATCTGACTACTTatacaacaaattaaattgtttcACATTCTGTTATtatgcattcattcattttctagAAAATATGTCCAGCTTCATGGGAAATGAGCTGTGTGTTGTCTCCTCACTCTTCCAGATTGTTCTGGACAACAAGGCGCACAGTGGCAAGGTGAAGATCCGGTTAGAAAATCGGGCATCGATTAAGGAGTGTAAAGACCCGAGCGTGTCTGGACAGGGTGAGACACCAGTTGAAAAGAGGGTTGGGAttctgacagaggagagagcagcatGCGATATGAGATTCATGGAAGTTGGTTTCAAGCCAAActctgtataaagatggacgacatgtctccacgtCATTTTgcgcatttggagccagagtctgcaagTAGTAGTATCAAAGTCCCATCAATACCCCCCTGTtagaccaatcatgagtcagtctcagttgtcaatcatTATTTTTGTGGTAGGCTGGATTTATGACCaaactgcaggcagccaccagggggcgatcaagatgctttggcttcaccaTATTTGTACAGTCAATGTTTGAAACTGTGTTGAGGATCATGAGGACGGTAAAGGCTGCATACAGTTACTGAACCAACAGGACGTTTCTATCCATTAAGTTATTTATACAGAAGTACAGCAACATCCCCTTATTGAGGTGAAAGATCACTTacagctctgtttgtttttctcctcgtTCCCCTTTACACCCCAGCTGAGAACTACTCTCGTGTAGCTTTTGACATCGTGGTGGCTCTGGTGTGCATGGTGTCACTGCTTCTCTGCGGACGCTCCATACTGCGAGGCTTCACGCTGCAGCAGGTGAGGAAAGTCTGTTACAGTCACAAGAGAGGAAAACATACAACAGAATGAGAGTTCTGAATAAGAGAGCGTCGAATCAACCCAGGCCAGGCAGATTCATGCTTCGCACAGTGAGGATGCTGGCCTTAAGCAGACCGAGGATATTGTCCTTTTCAAATAGATGCGTGTAGTTTATGTATATGAATGTACAGTCAATAGACCTCATCCTCTGCGCGTATCCCTCGATCTTCAGGTTTGGTTCATTCCTCTGaccgtctctgtgtgttttccaggagTTTGTGGAGTTCTTTAAAGAGAGTCTGGATCGTAAAGTGTGCTGGGCAGACCGGCTGGAGTTTATTAACGGCTGGtacatcctcctcatcatcagtgACATCCTCACCATCACTGGGAGTGTCATCAAAGTTGGTATTGAGGCTAAGGTATGTCCTGCAAACCAGTACACCAGGGGTATTCGGTCCCAATTCAGAGGTGCAGGTAGAGAAAATGTCCTTCAGCAAAGGTCTGAAACATCatcatgtttaatttaattaatttagttAAATATATATTGGAATATCAAATGCATCAACGTCTTGTCAAATCAAAGGATGTATAACACAACATTTTATTGTCAGTTTACACATTGAACTGGAGggattgtaaaaacaaataattgtatACACTGGCTGgctgcctctctcctctgtcaaaTACTCACTGTGACTTTTCCACATCTCATTCTTTTCTGTTCAGCTTCAGTCACGTTTCCTCTGCTGAGGAAATGCTCTCATCGTGACTGAATAACAGCACTAAATAACGTTATATAGCTCCTCTGTTGAAGTCCATTTAGCCCAGATTCCTCTTCCTATCATTAGTAAATATGAGAGGCTACAGGTTTAAATAAGTGAGAGCAGCTATTCAtccttatttttattaattttgctACTGTTTACAAATATGACTCCAGTCTGTAGCTGAGCTGTAGCTGCCTTTACCAACATTTTTATACAGGAGCATTCACTTTAAAAGCTGATTTCTTTTTTACGCCGGCCATGATATAAATAGTCATAGATCTCATCTCTTTCCTCCTGACAGAATATGTCCTCCTACGACCTCTGTGGCATCTTGTTAGGGACCTCCACCCTCCTGGTGTGGGTGGGAGTCATTCGCTACCTCACGTTCTTCCAGAAATACAACGTAAGTCTCAGGACATGTGGTCGTGGTCGCTGTAGATTTAATTTCTGATGATGTGtttgatgtaatgtaataaatTCAGCTTATATATTGTTCCTGCTCTCGCCCACACTGTAACCTTAGATTCTGATCATCACACTTCGAGTTGCGTTGCCCAACGTGATTCGGTTCTGCCTCTGTGTGGCCGTCATTTATCTGGGCTACTGCTTCTGTGGCTGGATCGTCCTGGGGCCGTACCACGTCAAGGTGAATAACACAGAAATTCTCTCAGGGATGTTATCATTTGGTGAAGTAAAACCTCTTCAGAGTTAAGTGTTAAAAGTATCATTTCTATTCACATTTACCTCTTTGCTTACCTCAAATAATGCTCATCACCTGTctttaaagatttaaattaaatttaaatgtatcatGATTTGTAAGATTCAGACAAAcgtaaaaccacatttaacaGGTTCGGCTATGCTTTTGCGGCaatacaatatttttttctccaacagccttttttatattctttaaacATGCATATTCCTCTTAAAATCATATTGGCTTTACCTTATTTCTCACAACTTCTGCACGGTAATTTGGCTCACATGATTTGTACTGTTTTCAAAAGTTTTATTTGAGTAATTTCAAACCTGAAAGTCCGTAACAAGACCATGTCTTTGTCACACTGTAGAATTGCTGAGTTGGAGTATTATTTGCAGCAAATTCCTAAAATCCAATTTCTTCAGATTAAACCAATGTTAGCACATTTCAGTTTGTCATTTCCTAATGTTTTCAGAGGTTTATTGGAGCTGTCTGTTTTCTGTCCCTCAGTTCCGCTCCCTGTCCATGGTGTCGGAGTGCCTGTTCTCCCTTATCAACGGGGACGACATGTTTGTGACGTTTGCAGGGATGCAGGAGAGCAGCACTCTGGTGTGGCTGTTCAGCCAAGTCTACCTGTACACCTTCATCTCGCTCTTCATCTACATGGTGCTTTCGCTGTTCATTGCTCTCATCACAGGAGCCTACGAGACCATTAAGGTAGgaaatgaatattaatattgaatatttGGTATTAATGTTGTTGGTTAAAAGAAAGTCAATGAAGGttaaaaataatatgaataaatgtagTGTCATATCACAGTTCATGGAGTGGACATTTTTGACCCATAGGTGCtgagagaatttttttttaaaagaagccCCTAAGGTTTAAATAACGTATTCTAATCAATTCCCACAGCACCAAACCCAAGAACCCATCCACATCACGGACCTCCAGGCTTTCATAGCAGAGTGTACGGACGCACCGAGCTCAGGGAAGTTCAGGGGTCTGGAAACCTCACCGTGctccttcttctgctgctgcgacaggtgaggaggagacggctCACGTCAGAGACGAGACAGATGATTGGTCAACGCAGCCTgactaattattattttaaatctagCTGGATCTAAACGTTTCTGCAGCAGGACCAATTGAATAAAGTCATAAGCATCAGAGGAAAGACGTTATAATAGACATTATGTGAGCTACCTGGTTGTGTCAGATGAAAACTCCTgccttgtttccttttttaaatgtaaataaatatatatacatattcacTGGGCTGGACATTACCCCATAATTGTTATAATAGTTTGAGGTGGAGGGAACATCAGaacatttttctcattttcatcctGTTGTGACATAATTTGCCACAATCGTACGACTCTAAATAAGAGTACATGACTAATGATGCAGAAAATTGTTAACATCAACATCATCTTTCTTTGATTTCCCCACAGAACAACGACATATGAAGACGTCCTGCTGGTGAACTGAGGTTGATCTCGGTGAACTCActggctgccccctgctggccacAGGGACACATTGCACAGACTCCTGACACCAACATACTGTGTCTAGGTCAAATTCTTAGCACAAATCCTAATGAGGAACTGCCTTCAGCTGGAATAGCACTCTGTACAAGGAATATATAACACCAGTCTTTTTATTTTACCTCTTACTTAGCCTGTCTTCATTTCCATGGACTGAAGGCTGATGAATGACAGGACTCCTCCTCTGCGTGAAGAGGAAGACTCACTGGCTGATGAATGCAAAGACATCTGCAGACTCTGCTCCTTGTTGTTATTCCAaacaaatctgtattttttccctctgtgtatttaaaaatacacaaagctGAACCAGTGGCAGGGACGGCTGCTGAGATACTAAACAGGTACAGGCTGGGGACTCGCAGAAGTACATACATGgtgttgttatttttgtgtttttcacttttataGTATTTCAAAGTTGGCTACCTCCTGAGGACAGGACTTTAAAAATGAGGCATTTGTACATCCCAAAAAACATATCCAGCATCCTCACACTCTTTATTTCATAATAACACAGTGCTGTCTACTGCGCAAACTACTAGAATGAGAGGAGGAATTCCACCTTCTAGTATGCTGTCTTTTTTTTGACAATCAGGGAGGACGACTGGACcacaaacagaaatacagaacGAGGTTTCAGGTGTGGAATTGACTTGATTTGCTCGCTCCCCACAGAGTGTAACGTTTCTAACTGATCCTTTGGCTCCGGTCCCACTGCACGAGTATCACATTGCCTTCAAATGTGTATCTTTTGTTTCGTTTGGATGCTGCACTCGATTGCTATAGTGGATTGAGTTGCATTTGTCAGAGTAATGATCGATGCGATGGGATGCACTCGCTCCCTAATGATGCACTTAAAATTGTCTGTGGTCAGCTACTACGAGGAAAGCTGCTCTCCAGAGGGGTGTGGATATactgtgtgtttctttaatgATGCCCAAAGTTCAGAAGTCAGACTTTCATatgacttgttttttgttttttaatgatcttaagaaaaaaatgtttttaaatgccTTAAAAGAAAAGGAGCGAATTAGGGTTAGGAACAAGATGATATAATTATGGCAGACATATATTTGTTCTCTACAATAATACCTTAGCCACATTATTTGcagtttttattgttatgtCTTGTCTGAAACTGCGGTCCAGTGCTTGAATAACTTTACATTTCTCTGTCTATATACTGCATAAAACGCACAATAGTTTCCGGAGTCTCGTAATctggatttgtgaatatgttttTTGGAAAAGTGTCTGAGATGATCTCTGATCCGAGCATTTGAGTGTAAGGTGACAGAATGTTTTTCTGTCATCTCATATTCTGTCTGTTGAGTAAACACTGTTACGTTTATACTTATTTTATTTAGGGATTTAGATGGAAAATTGTGTGCCAAACATATCAAAGGCCTTAACTTATTGTTGATTTTACGTGCATGTACCTGTATTTCTTGATATTCCTTTCTTAATGTTTGAAGatataatgtttttatacaaaaaaacCTGTGCTTTTACCTAAGATATGCTAATATGAAGTCAACTATTTAGTGACAAAATGTTCCCTGATCATCTTTGAAAATGAAGCTGGTTGTGAACggattattttgtttcattctaaCACAGTTCCTTTGACTCATCAGAAGAGGGAGCTTGTTGTTCATGAGTGTGGACACTGTATCAGAGGACTACAAGTTTATTTCTCTTCTTGAAAAAGATGGCAGACATTGAAAGTTTAAAGGAAACTACGATTCTTGATTTCTGCCAATAAATTCTTCGATCTGACACAGTCAAACACAGCTGTTGTGAATCTCCTGCATGTTTTAGTTGAGACGCTGCAGCACAAAGCTCTCAGACGAGGAGAAATTACAATTCCTTTCTTTCTCCAGAGCCGACCAATGTGATGAGCTCATTTCCTGCTTATCTAGCCTTTCGAGTGAGGCTTGGCAGCTGATGTAGCACATCTTAGCTTTCCACCCAC
The sequence above is a segment of the Limanda limanda chromosome 2, fLimLim1.1, whole genome shotgun sequence genome. Coding sequences within it:
- the LOC132996161 gene encoding mucolipin-1-like, with protein sequence MAATGLQDSPEQKSLSSSVKHYGSTDSSGEHEHQSNSHANNHQFLAARAGHWVGAGEGEEALRRKLKYFFMSPCDKYHAKGRKPFKLGLQLLKIIIVTAQLVLFGLSNQVVVTFKEENTMTFKHLFLKDYDESSDDSFAAYTQSDVYEHIFYAVEQYLALPETTVGRYAYVYDVGVNGSALSLCQQYYKKGSIDPANDTFIIDPHISTDCVGVNPLSVPPSLLSTSYKNFTLKFHKLINVTIEFQLKAINIQTIINNEIPDCYTFYITIVLDNKAHSGKVKIRLENRASIKECKDPSVSGQAENYSRVAFDIVVALVCMVSLLLCGRSILRGFTLQQEFVEFFKESLDRKVCWADRLEFINGWYILLIISDILTITGSVIKVGIEAKNMSSYDLCGILLGTSTLLVWVGVIRYLTFFQKYNILIITLRVALPNVIRFCLCVAVIYLGYCFCGWIVLGPYHVKFRSLSMVSECLFSLINGDDMFVTFAGMQESSTLVWLFSQVYLYTFISLFIYMVLSLFIALITGAYETIKHQTQEPIHITDLQAFIAECTDAPSSGKFRGLETSPCSFFCCCDRTTTYEDVLLVN